Proteins encoded within one genomic window of Amycolatopsis sp. 2-15:
- a CDS encoding SDR family NAD(P)-dependent oxidoreductase, producing MTDVERGRGLAGRTVVVIGGSAGIGLETAGLARAEGAQVVLTGRDPEKLEKAAADVGAQDTAAFDATDPAAMAAFFQGLTAVDHVMITAGAPHYGPLLEMTAAEIRDALSDHLVVGLEVARNAAPKMPPGGSLVLMGGTGGRRVNRALGIVSSATAALPPFAATLALEIAPVRVNLIAAGFVDTPLSASLLGEGLADRRAELRATLPIGRVVTPADVGALAVHLMINTALTGATYDIDGGQQFVF from the coding sequence ATGACGGACGTCGAGCGGGGGCGAGGTCTGGCGGGCCGGACCGTCGTCGTCATCGGGGGCAGCGCGGGGATCGGCCTGGAGACCGCGGGGCTCGCGCGGGCCGAGGGCGCGCAGGTCGTGCTGACCGGACGCGATCCGGAGAAGCTCGAAAAGGCCGCGGCCGACGTCGGAGCGCAGGACACGGCGGCGTTCGACGCGACCGACCCCGCGGCGATGGCCGCGTTCTTCCAGGGCCTGACTGCCGTCGACCACGTCATGATCACCGCGGGCGCGCCGCACTACGGGCCGCTGCTGGAGATGACCGCGGCCGAGATCCGCGACGCGTTGAGCGACCACCTCGTCGTCGGCCTCGAAGTGGCCCGCAACGCCGCCCCGAAAATGCCGCCGGGCGGCTCGCTCGTCCTGATGGGCGGCACCGGCGGCCGGCGGGTGAACCGTGCGCTCGGCATCGTGTCCTCGGCCACCGCCGCGCTGCCCCCGTTCGCGGCGACGCTGGCGCTCGAGATCGCGCCGGTCCGCGTGAACCTGATCGCCGCGGGGTTCGTGGACACGCCGTTGTCCGCCTCCCTGCTGGGCGAAGGCCTGGCCGACCGCCGCGCCGAACTGCGCGCCACGCTGCCCATCGGCCGGGTCGTCACCCCGGCGGACGTCGGCGCGCTCGCCGTGCACCTCATGATCAACACCGCGCTGACGGGCGCCACGTACGACATCGACGGTGGGCAGCAGTTCGTGTTCTGA
- a CDS encoding VOC family protein, with product MTTSESGLGNVDMKVEVIVIPVADVERAKAFYTGIGWRLDETPPWVVQLTPHGSPCSVQFGANLTDAKPGSAKGYVVVSDIEATRAALVAAGVAMSEIFHFGAAGPEPGLDPDRTSYQSQATFADPDGNQWQLQEVTTRLPGRVDAAETSFASVSDLADAMRRASVAHGEHEKCTGQADENWPEWYSRYMVAEQAGTELPL from the coding sequence ATGACCACGTCGGAGAGCGGGCTCGGGAACGTCGACATGAAGGTCGAGGTGATCGTGATCCCCGTCGCGGATGTCGAGCGGGCCAAGGCGTTCTACACGGGAATCGGCTGGCGGCTGGACGAGACGCCGCCGTGGGTCGTCCAGCTGACCCCGCACGGGTCGCCGTGCTCGGTGCAGTTCGGGGCGAACCTCACGGACGCGAAACCCGGGTCGGCGAAGGGGTACGTGGTCGTCTCCGACATCGAGGCGACTCGCGCCGCGCTGGTCGCCGCCGGCGTGGCCATGAGCGAGATCTTCCACTTCGGCGCAGCCGGGCCGGAGCCCGGGCTGGACCCGGACCGCACCAGCTACCAGTCGCAGGCCACGTTCGCCGATCCCGACGGGAACCAGTGGCAGCTGCAGGAGGTCACCACGCGGCTGCCCGGGCGGGTCGACGCGGCGGAGACGTCGTTCGCCTCGGTGAGCGACCTGGCCGACGCGATGCGCCGCGCGTCGGTGGCCCACGGCGAGCACGAGAAATGCACCGGCCAGGCCGACGAGAACTGGCCGGAGTGGTACAGCCGGTACATGGTGGCCGAGCAGGCGGGCACGGAACTGCCGCTCTGA